The following are encoded together in the Osmia lignaria lignaria isolate PbOS001 chromosome 6, iyOsmLign1, whole genome shotgun sequence genome:
- the LOC117607568 gene encoding sialin-like yields the protein MEIIVRYLFAIMLCIANMIIYGLKVNIATAIVGMVKAKKNGEHEIEHVLPECIFEDEDSVSVDIDGPFDWSTTEQGLVISIYFAGYLVGMAPSGYFADRFHSKSVLLICVLANAVLTLLVPLTANVLVLLYILRFLTGLMSAANLPVVNVLVAKWMIYEEKSTWIGIIYAGTSLGTVVSIFSSGMILASIGWEAVFYIHGSLPLIWCVVFYFFFADTPESQKYITETERQLIVSSYGHRAPGSSETQVPWKSIFTSVPFWALIYTNTFGNFGWYFLLTQLPLYMNKILRFDIKSNSAISCTPYLLNVLVNPSIGKLLDWGKQKGYWSQTFGRKTAVFISCVPSSFCLFTIAYIGCNRTGSTILLVLSIVLCGVLFIGHVANANDLAPNYAGILMGITNTPGTISAFILPALVGALTEHGHTMQRWQYVMWTVIISQISACVVFGLYASAEIQHWNYELNGFDNEAPRSRTTRT from the exons ATGG AGATAATTGTAAGATACCTGTTCGCCATAATGCTCTGCATCGCGAATATGATTATTTATGGACTAAAAGTGAACATTGCTACCGCCATTGTTGGCATGGTTAAAGCTAAGAAGAATGGTGAACATGAAATTGAACACGTGCTGCCAGAATGCATTTTTGAAGATGAAGATTCTGTAAGCGTAGATATAGACGGTCCATTCGATTGGTCTACTACCGAGCAAGGTTTAGTTATCAGCATTTACTTTGCTGGGTATCTTGTGGGTATGGCTCCGTCAGGATACTTTGCTGATCG CTTCCATTCAAAGAGCGTCTTGCTAATCTGCGTGTTGGCGAACGCAGTATTGACTCTGCTCGTGCCACTAACAGCCAACGTACTGGTCCTACTCTACATATTAAGATTCTTAACGGGTCTTATGAGCGCTGCCAATCTTCCCGTGGTGAACGTATTAGTCGCGAAATGGATGATATACGAAGAGAAATCAACGTGGATCGGTATCATTTACGCCGGCACGTCACTGGGAACCGTGGTGTCCATCTTCTCTTCCGGTATGATCCTAGCTTCCATAGGCTGGGAAGCGGTGTTTTACATCCACGGCTCTTTGCCGTTAATTTGGTGCGTTgtattctatttcttcttcgcCGACACTCCGGAATCGCAGAAATACATAACCGAAACGGAACGACAGCTGATCGTGAGCTCTTACGGTCACAGAGCTCCTGGCTCGTCGGAAACGCAGGTACCGTGGAAAAGCATATTCACATCGGTGCCATTCTGGGCGCTGATTTACACTAATACCTTTGGAAACTTTGGTTGGTACTTTTTGCTCACGCAATTGCCCTTGTACATGAACAAGATACTCCGATTTGATATTAAATCG AACTCCGCCATTAGTTGCACACCTTATCTGTTGAACGTTCTGGTGAATCCGTCGATTGGAAAACTGTTAGATTGGGGAAAGCAGAAAGGATATTGGTCACAAACTTTTGGACGGAAAACCGCGGTCTTTATAA GTTGCGTTCCATCAAGTTTCTGTCTCTTTACGATCGCATACATCGGTTGTAATCGCACAGGATCAACTATACTATTGGTACTGAGCATAGTACTGTGCGGTGTACTCTTCATCGGACATGTCGCTAATGCTAACGACCTAGCCCCGAATTACGCAGGAATTCTAATGGGAATCACAAACACTCCTGGAACGATCTCAGCATTCATCTTGCCAGCATTGGTTGGTGCCCTTACTGAACATGGG CATACTATGCAGCGATGGCAGTACGTCATGTGGACCGTAATTATTTCCCAAATATCTGCATGCGTTGTATTTGGTTTGTACGCATCTGCTGAGATTCAACATTGGAATTATGAGCTGAATGGTTTCGACAATGAAGCTCCAAGATCTCGGACAACTAGAACTTAG